CAAGACCCATTTCGTCTAGGGCTTCCAAGATTGAAACAagcccatcttctcttctctcgcAATTGACTTTCAGTTCGAATTTGTCTCCAACCTTTTGTACCTTCACCTGTTGGAGACCAACTAGAAGTAAGACTTTGGAGGAGACTCCATGACTTCAATATCATGCATTGGAGCAACGCTAAAATATTCACTAAGCCAAACCAAATTCTCTTATTTAAAGATGTTCTAATAGATTTTTCCTAAGAAAGGATAAACGAATCCATAGACCAATTTAAATAATCTAATATGTTGAGATCGAGATTGAGGGATCGAGACAGAGAGACCTCGGGTTCCCTCATATTCTTAAGAAGGAGTAGGCATCGTTTCTTCACAGCTATAAGGCTTGAGTACTCTCTTCGTATAGCTTCcaacttgagcttgagcttgcatATGTTGGCTAAGTAATCCGAAATCAATGAACTCTTCCTTACCTTCACATCAATAGCAAGGAGGAGAGATATTGTGTCACAACGCAAGCATCAAAACCTACTTCATACAagtaaagaacataaaaaagaatGGACAAAGAAGAACTTTGACACTATTTTTCACCATCACTCACAGATTTTGAGTTGGCTAGGGTTTTTAAGATGTGAatctttctcctcctcaatGCAACGCTCTTCCTCATTCTGtgggtactctctctctctctctctctctctctctctctctctctctctctctctaaatttgAATGTGGAAAGATGGACTTAAATAGCACGTGGAAGGAATGAGAGGGGATGTGGGTAGAGATAAGTATGTCTCGGGATCCTTCACTAGACATGCTACTATACCCTTGTCTTATATGAAAGTGGAGTCTGCCAAtccaattatttaatttaaaggagataaaaaaaaacaaaacaaaacaaaacaagagatcaaaagataaataatatCGTTCGGTATCTATCGTTTTCCCCTTGTCCTGAAAATACACTCAAAATTTAGATACATCAAATTTATTCCCCAAGCAaatgatgtaaaaaaaaaaaggttcataaTGAATTCTAAAGTTTTCCTTTTCACTGACCGTGATTGCAATAATGATAATAAATAATACATGCAATTTCACCTAATGCTATATTACAGTCAGAAACTGACTGTCGCTCAATTCCTTGCCTCACCCATGAAAATGTTGTTAGGTTTCGGCACACAAATTACAAACTAAGAAAAGCGTAAAGcgagaaaatgaaatcaaaacaCAAGATTTATCTTGGTTCATACTTAAAGTAGGGCCATATCCAACAgatgattttattattattagcaCATCACACCTCTCTGttatatttttatgattaaaaaagaagacaatAAATAGAATCAATGATTTATGGCCCAAGcctaaactatcaataaaaaaatattgacttcaACTATCAAAGCTCTTTAGAGGCTCGGAGGCGCTACCCCCACATCTCCATCCGCTCTCATTACCTTCCTATCAATTggaagtatgaatcacaccATCAACAAAAGCGAGAATTTtcaatgataattttttattttaatattggaaaatgaGAAACTTCCACATTCGGCCAAACAATAGAATCTTGAAGAATGTTCACCGTGTGTAGAGTCCCCAAGTTGCATGACAGCGAATATTTgctgaatatatatatatatatatatatatatatatatatatatatatatatatatatatatttatggctttattatttatttattttttttcctgatgtGGGTACGATCACCCCGTGACACATACGCGTCCTTTGTGTTTGAATGGGTCATTTCCTTCCTTATTCCAGGAAAAGTTCACACTGCAACTGCAATGGGCAACTTCTTTTCATCTTTACGAGATTATATTTTTCGCATGGATATATACTTCTTTGTCAATTTGTCGCGTCCCGCTTTGTCGCTACCTCTTTCACATTCACCGCCACTGCAAAATGAATTTGTCCTCGGAGATTTTTTAATGCAGGTGTAGGGTATTGGCGAGCTTGACTCGACAAGATACTCGAGTAGCTCGAGCTCGGCTACCCTTCAATCTCGAATAGAGCCTCGAGTCAAAACCCAAGAGAGTAACCGAGTAATTAGACTAAGTTTGGTTCTAGAGCAAGAGATAAAAGACTGGCGTAGGAATTATGATGAGTATgcgcatgataaccattttttcctttgtttttctattccGACGAACAGGCTTGGAACAAAAATCTGTTTAgtaacgcaatttcatttttctatttccaggATAAATTTTTAGCCCAGAGAttggtttggaacataaatgaaaagtataaattttttacttttttatttctgaaatagaaacataaataaaaactcTTATCGTCATCGGTCCCCGACCGTCATCCACCGATCGACGGCCACCATCCACCAACGTCTAGCGGCCGGCTGCTAGTCACCATCAACCATCACCTGGTCGTCATTTGCCTTCCACGAATTGCCGCA
The sequence above is drawn from the Rhodamnia argentea isolate NSW1041297 chromosome 9, ASM2092103v1, whole genome shotgun sequence genome and encodes:
- the LOC115752941 gene encoding uncharacterized protein LOC115752941, which codes for MRKSVALRRRKIHILKTLANSKSVRKSSLISDYLANICKLKLKLEAIRREYSSLIAVKKRCLLLLKNMREPEVKVQKVGDKFELKVNCERREDGLVSILEALDEMGLDVLQARVSCDRVFSMEAFVVAQDQALEASDVAQAILRAMEKQVGEDLVT